CTTCACTTCTTGCCGTTCGTTGATCGCTTGAGGTATCGCATTGCGAACTTTGCTTCTTCACGCGCGACTTCTTCCCGTCGATCGCGGATCACGTCATCTGAAGAACCTCCCACCCACGCATATTTACCACACATGGAGGTTACCAGCGCTCTCCACTCGGCGTCGGTCATCTTTTTTGCTTTGGCTGTCTTCGGCTTTGCTGTGGCTTTCATACTCTATCTGACTCTTTTAGAACCGAAAAAGTTCTAATAACCATGAGCGTTGACTGCGGCAGGACACCACCTTGTAAAGATGACCCCGGCTGGTGTCCTATCAATTCGCCTTAGCCGTGAGCCGTCTGCCACTGCTCGAACGATGTCGTCCGGTATGCGCCGGTGCCGATATATCGCAGGACTCCGGCGAATTCCTTCGCAGGCATGTAACCGGGAAGCTGGTCGACGATCTTGCCGTCGGGTGTTAAGAAGAGGACCGTCGGGTAGCCGGTGACCTGCCACTGAGTCGCGAGTTGACGCTCCGTGAGTTCTTTGCCGCCAAACGTATGACTTGTCGCGGATTCCGCGTTGATCTTCACCGCCGTGAAGTAATTATGCATTTCCTTCTGGACTTCTGGTGCGGGATAAACATCCTCATCCAATTTCTTGCACCAGTGGCACCAGTCGGTATAGACATCGACAAGGATGTACTTGTTCTGTGATTTCGCCTCGGCCATTGCTTGCTCGAGCGATTCGAATGGCGCGGCTGGCGCGGCTAAAGTATTGCTTACATTACTTGCCACCGCCTGCGAATGCGCGACCGCTTGTGAGGTGCTGCACGAGCCG
The window above is part of the Bacteroidota bacterium genome. Proteins encoded here:
- a CDS encoding thioredoxin fold domain-containing protein, yielding MKGMNMKVWILGFAGLIGVFAVAKVAGLCPGGSCSTSQAVAHSQAVASNVSNTLAAPAAPFESLEQAMAEAKSQNKYILVDVYTDWCHWCKKLDEDVYPAPEVQKEMHNYFTAVKINAESATSHTFGGKELTERQLATQWQVTGYPTVLFLTPDGKIVDQLPGYMPAKEFAGVLRYIGTGAYRTTSFEQWQTAHG